Proteins encoded within one genomic window of Thunnus albacares chromosome 13, fThuAlb1.1, whole genome shotgun sequence:
- the tm4sf21a gene encoding transmembrane 4 L6 family member 1, which produces MCTGKCSRCIAVTLYPLVVISIICNIVLFFPGGEIKYAKDGHITEEVKYMGGLIGGGIMVLIPALYIHMTGQKGCCGNRCGMFLSIVFAAVGVAGALYSFIVAVLGLQNGPLCKTTVIWTTPFKNSDPSYLTDSSWWGRCIEPKNIVHFNIGLFGTLLATSCLELILCGIQMVNGLFGCLCGACINKGPL; this is translated from the exons ATGTGTACTGGAAAATGTTCCCGTTGCATTGCTGTTACTCTGTACCCATTAGTGGTCATATCCATCATCTGTAACATAGTGCTGTTCTTTCCTGGTGGGGAGATCAAGTATGCCAAAGATGGACATATTACTGAGGAGGTGAAATACATGGGAGGACTCATAGGAGGGGGTATAATG GTGTTGATCCCAGCACTTTACATCCACATGACTGGACAGAAGGGCTGCTGTGGGAATCGCTGTGGG ATGTTCTTATCAATTGTATTCGCTGCAGTGGGTGTGGCTGGTGCCCTGTACAGCTTCATTGTGGCAGTGCTTGGTTTGCAGAATGGCCCTCTTTGCAAAACGACTGTTATTTGGACGACACCTTTCAAGAACAG TGACCCGAGTTACCTGACTGACAGTTCGTGGTGGGGACGATGCATAGAGCCTAAGAACATTGTGCACTTCAACATTGGATTGTTTGGTACTCTGCTGGCCACAAGCTGCCTGGAGCTGATTCTCTGCGGCATTCAGATGGTCAACGGCCTCTTTGGCTGCCTGTGTGGAGCCTGCATCAACAAAGGG CCACTGTGA
- the LOC122995238 gene encoding transmembrane 4 L6 family member 5-like — protein MCTAKCSRCIAVTLFPLAAISIICSIVLFFPGGDIKYAKEGHITEEVKYMGGLIGGGIMVLISALYIQCTGEEGCCGNRCGMFFSIIFAGVAVFGALLSMALAVLALRNGPLCKYEGQWTTPFNNSDLDYLNNPELWEKCTEPERIVQFNTGLFITLIATNSLQAFLCNIQMINGFFGCLCGTCIKK, from the exons ATGTGTACCGCAAAATGTTCCCGTTGCATTGCTGTTACTCTGTTCCCATTAGCAGCCATATCCATCATCTGTAGCATTGTGCTGTTCTTTCCTGGTGGGGATATCAAGTATGCCAAAGAAGGACATATTACTGAGGAGGTGAAATACATGGGAGGACTCATTGGAGGGGGTATAATG GTGTTGATATCAGCGCTTTACATCCAATGCACTGGAGAAGAGGGATGCTGTGGAAATCGCTGTGGG ATGTTCTTTTCTATTATATTCGCTGGAGTGGCTGTGTTCGGTGCCCTGCTGAGTATGGCTTTGGCAGTGTTAGCTTTGCGTAACGGGCCCCTCTGCAAATATGAAGGGCAATGGACAACACCTTTTAACAACAG CGACTTGGACTACCTGAATAATCCTGAGTTGTGGGAGAAATGCACCGAGCCTGAAAGAATTGTGCAGTTCAACACTGGATTGTTCATCACTCTGATAGCCACAAACTCCCTGCAGGCGTTCCTCTGCAACATTCAGATGATCAACGGCTTTTTTGGCTGCCTGTGTGGGACCTGCATCAAAAAATAG
- the slc25a15b gene encoding solute carrier family 25 member 15b, which translates to MAPHPVVQAIIDLSAGAVGGAACVFSGQPLDTAKVKMQTFPNMYRGFIHCVVSTYKQVGLRGLYQGTTPALMANIAENSVLFMSYGFCQQVVRFTAGLHSEAALSDMQKACAGSVASIFSSLVLCPTELVKCRLQAMYEMEASGKIAKSQNTVWSVVKSIMRNEGPQGFFQGLTTTIAREVPGYFCFFGAYELCRTTFADYMKCEKDDIGVAPIVFSGGFGGACLWLVVYPMDCVKSRIQVMSMTGKQAGFFKTFMTIARTEGVRALYSGLTPTMVRTFPANGALFLGYEASRKLMMKQFD; encoded by the exons ATGGCCCCACACCCAGTGGTCCAGGCCATCATTGACCTCTCTGCCGGAGCCGTTG GGGGAGCTGCATGTGTCTTCAGCGGGCAGCCTCTGGACACAGCAAAGGTCAAGATGCAGACCTTTCCCAATATGTACCGGGGTTTCATCCACTGCGTCGTGTCCACCTACAAACAAGTGGGTCTGCGCGGTCTCTACCAAGGCACCACGCCAGCACTGATGGCCAACATCGCAGAGAACTCTGTGCTCTTCATGAGCTACGGCTTCTGCCAGCAGGTCGTCCGCTTCACGGCTGGactgcacagtgaagctgcGCTGAG TGACATGCAGAAAGCCTGCGCCGGCTCTGTAGCGTCCATCTTCTCCTCGCTGGTACTCTGCCCCACTGAGCTTGTCAAGTGTCGACTGCAAGCCATGTATGAAATGGAGGCATCAGGCAAGATTGCCAAGAGCCAGAA CACAGTGTGGTCGGTGGTGAAATCGATCATGAGGAACGAGGGGCCACAGGGCTTCTTCCAGGGTCTGACCACCACCATAGCCAGAGAGGTCCCTGGTTACTTCTGCTTCTTCGGTGCCTATGAGCTCTGCCGCACCACCTTCGCAGACtacatgaaatgtgaaaaagacGACATAG gtgtGGCTCCGATCGTGTTCAGTGGTGGTTTTGGAGGGGCGTGCCTGTGGCTGGTGGTCTATCCTATGGACTGTGTCAAGTCTCGGATCCAGGTCATGTCTATGACGGGCAAACAGGCAGGGTTTTTCAAGACCTTCATGACCATTGCGCGCACTGAAG GTGTGAGGGCACTTTACTCTGGTCTCACCCCCACCATGGTCCGCACCTTTCCTGCTAACGGAGCCCTGTTTCTGGGTTACGAGGCCAGCCGGAAGCTCATGATGAAGCAGTTtgactag